The genomic region GATGAGAAATGATGCAGCCGACTCGCGCAATTTTAAATGCCCGCTCAGCTCGCTCGCGGCCAATTGTTTGGTCAGCGCGATGAGGAGCGTTTTCGCATCACGAATTTAAGAATTCGATGCTACGGGACAACCCGATTTTCATTGTCGTGCCTGCGTGCTGCGTTTGCACTCTTCTTGTGTATCGTTTTCTCCGTTCTCGCACCCTGTTTTCGGATCTGACGAGCTGCATCGCTTTTGTATCCATCCTAGTCTTGCCAGCGACCGCTGAGCCGAACCTTAGGATTTGGGGGCTGGACTTTTTTGGTCAGTCTTTCGTCCCGAGCGAGTAGGGGGCAGCCGTTGCGATCGCGGCGGATGGATCCCACAGCGCGGTGCGACTGCCTACCGGTGCGGAGGACCTGCCGCTCGATCTAAGCTATGATTCGAGCCGCGGCTACGTTCACAAGGCGCCGTATAAGGATCCGATCGTATCCGGCGAGACGGCCACCATACGAGCGATCGCTACCGGCACGCGCTTTCCCGATAGCGAAACTACGACGAGCGACTATGAACTCGCCCAAGTCGAGCTCCCCGTTGCATCGCTAGGTCGGAACGTTTATTTGAAGAATAAAAGAGTCGCCCTTTCAAATCCAACCGATGGCGCGGCGATTTATTATACATTGGATGGCAGCGAACCCACTGCCTCCAGCAATGTATATATCGAGCCGATTGAAATCACTGGCGTGACGTCGCTAAAGGTGATGGCGTTGAAGGATGGATACGCGGATAGCGGTGTCGTGGAAACTCAACTACACCTCGTAGATGATTCGATCGGGCTGGACGTAGCGCTCGCTTGGACCAGCGAGCCGGAATTGCTCTTCCTCTCGTTTCTGACCAGCGAAGGCATTATTTATACGCTTC from Pelagicoccus sp. SDUM812003 harbors:
- a CDS encoding chitobiase/beta-hexosaminidase C-terminal domain-containing protein; its protein translation is MRLPTGAEDLPLDLSYDSSRGYVHKAPYKDPIVSGETATIRAIATGTRFPDSETTTSDYELAQVELPVASLGRNVYLKNKRVALSNPTDGAAIYYTLDGSEPTASSNVYIEPIEITGVTSLKVMALKDGYADSGVVETQLHLVDDSIGLDVALAWTSEPELLFLSFLTSEGIIYTLRGSGDLLSWETVCDDIVGDGEERSIVVEAGARSLWFFEVHGESAPSD